The following are encoded together in the Saliniramus fredricksonii genome:
- a CDS encoding AAA family ATPase, translating into MAQWRDLQRNLAQAGYVASDDLAMALHLSISLGRPLLLEGAAGVGKTQIARVLAAIREAKLIRLQCYEGLDAGHAIYEWNYQRQLLAIRAASEAGEAGSGMEARVFSEEFLLERPLLEAIRQDAPPVLLIDEIDRADEEFEAYLLEILSDFQITIPELGTIIATARPLVILTSNGTRDLSDALRRRCIYSYVDYPDRATEIAILAAHRPDIEADLMGQIVGFVQSVRKEDLEKKPGVAEMLDFAAALAGLGVNDITSDPAALQASLVTLLKTRRDRDALPIEVAQRLAGVAA; encoded by the coding sequence ATGGCCCAATGGCGCGATCTGCAACGAAATCTGGCGCAGGCGGGATATGTCGCCTCCGACGATCTCGCCATGGCGCTGCATCTGTCGATCAGCCTCGGTCGTCCGCTGCTGCTCGAAGGCGCCGCCGGTGTGGGCAAGACGCAGATCGCGCGCGTTCTGGCCGCGATCCGCGAAGCGAAGCTGATCCGGCTGCAATGCTATGAGGGGTTGGACGCGGGCCACGCCATCTACGAATGGAACTACCAGCGCCAGCTGCTCGCCATCCGCGCCGCCTCGGAAGCCGGCGAGGCCGGGTCCGGCATGGAGGCGCGGGTATTCTCGGAGGAATTCCTGCTGGAGCGCCCGCTGCTCGAAGCCATCCGGCAGGACGCGCCGCCGGTTCTCCTGATCGACGAGATCGACCGGGCGGATGAGGAATTCGAGGCCTATCTGCTCGAGATCCTCTCCGATTTCCAGATCACCATCCCCGAGCTTGGCACCATCATCGCGACGGCCCGTCCGCTCGTCATCCTCACCTCGAACGGCACGCGCGATCTCTCCGATGCGCTGCGCCGACGCTGCATCTACTCCTATGTGGATTACCCCGACCGCGCCACCGAGATCGCCATCCTTGCCGCCCATCGCCCCGATATCGAGGCGGATCTGATGGGTCAGATCGTGGGTTTCGTGCAATCCGTGCGCAAGGAGGATCTGGAGAAGAAGCCCGGCGTCGCCGAAATGCTCGACTTCGCCGCCGCGCTGGCGGGGCTCGGCGTCAACGATATTACCAGCGATCCCGCCGCGCTCCAGGCGAGCCTCGTCACCCTGCTCAAGACCCGCCGTGACCGCGATGCCCTGCCGATCGAAGTCGCGCAGCGCCTCGCCGGAGTGGCCGCATGA
- a CDS encoding vWA domain-containing protein, producing the protein MTAITRFPARASGPGARMAGFIAHLRDGGLRLGPSETAAALEALTCVEAQDPREAQLALKALCCGDREEFARFDDLFDAYWRNSGRERVSVRPGESAGARNQHRAQEIEGLAGSGAGRPEAPDDAGEGEAAHEGEGRLVGARMRNLMQVDLRQLVTPQDIAAAEQVAMRIARAIRDRRSRRKRAHRRGESLDLRRIARASIATGGEPLRLYRRKRPERPARITAILDVSGSMALYARIFLAFLKGLMQADGETDAYLFHTRLVRITDALRDGDALRALTRLSLLAQGFGGGTRIGGNLAIFNRNYAKRLVSGRSVVIILSDGYDTDPPELIGDELARLKQRGCRIIWLNPLKGWKDYEPVARGMAAALPHLDLFAPANTLQSLADLEPELVRL; encoded by the coding sequence ATGACTGCGATCACCCGTTTTCCCGCACGGGCATCCGGCCCGGGCGCGCGCATGGCGGGCTTCATCGCCCATCTGCGCGATGGCGGCCTACGCCTCGGCCCCTCCGAGACCGCAGCCGCGCTGGAAGCACTGACCTGCGTCGAGGCTCAGGATCCGCGCGAGGCGCAGCTTGCCCTCAAGGCGCTCTGCTGCGGGGATCGCGAGGAATTTGCCCGGTTCGACGATCTCTTCGACGCCTATTGGCGCAATAGCGGGCGCGAGCGCGTCTCGGTCCGCCCGGGTGAGAGTGCAGGCGCGCGTAACCAGCATCGCGCGCAGGAGATCGAGGGCCTCGCCGGATCGGGCGCCGGGCGCCCGGAAGCGCCGGATGATGCGGGCGAGGGCGAGGCTGCGCATGAAGGCGAAGGGCGGCTTGTGGGTGCGCGCATGCGCAATCTCATGCAGGTCGATCTTCGTCAGCTGGTGACCCCGCAGGATATCGCCGCCGCCGAGCAGGTCGCGATGCGCATCGCCCGCGCCATCCGCGACCGGCGCTCGCGCCGCAAGCGCGCCCATCGGCGTGGCGAGAGCCTCGATCTGCGCCGCATCGCGCGCGCCTCCATCGCCACGGGCGGCGAGCCGTTGCGGCTCTATCGCCGCAAGCGCCCCGAGCGCCCGGCCCGGATCACCGCCATTCTCGACGTGTCCGGCTCGATGGCGCTCTATGCCCGGATCTTCCTCGCCTTCCTCAAGGGCCTGATGCAGGCCGACGGCGAAACCGATGCCTATCTCTTCCACACAAGGCTCGTGCGCATCACCGATGCCCTGCGTGACGGCGACGCCTTGCGCGCGCTGACACGCCTGTCACTGCTCGCGCAGGGCTTCGGCGGCGGCACACGGATCGGCGGCAATCTTGCGATTTTCAATCGAAATTACGCCAAGCGCCTCGTCTCCGGTCGCAGCGTCGTGATCATCCTCTCCGACGGCTACGACACCGACCCGCCGGAGCTGATCGGCGACGAACTCGCACGGCTGAAGCAGCGCGGCTGCCGCATCATCTGGCTCAATCCGCTCAAGGGCTGGAAGGATTACGAGCCGGTGGCGCGCGGCATGGCGGCGGCTTTGCCGCATCTCGATCTTTTCGCCCCCGCCAACACCCTGCAATCGCTGGCCGATCTCGAACCCGAACTGGTGAGGCTTTAG